One Vibrio gallaecicus genomic region harbors:
- a CDS encoding LbetaH domain-containing protein — protein MLRRNPSGHMPEVSEAAFVDPTAIVCGKVIIEDNVFIGPYAVIRADEVNEQGDMEAIVIKRGTNIQDGVVIHSKAGAAVTIGERSSIAHRSIIHGPCEVSDDVFIGFNSVVFNALIGMGCVIRHNCVVDGLDLPENFHVPPMTNIGAGFDLNNISKVPPEYSAFSESVVSANHTLVQGYRRITNEL, from the coding sequence ATGTTAAGAAGAAACCCTAGTGGGCATATGCCTGAGGTGTCAGAAGCGGCGTTTGTTGATCCAACAGCCATCGTTTGTGGCAAGGTAATTATTGAAGATAACGTTTTTATTGGTCCTTATGCCGTTATTCGTGCGGATGAAGTGAATGAACAAGGCGACATGGAAGCTATCGTGATTAAACGTGGAACCAATATTCAAGATGGTGTGGTTATTCACTCTAAAGCCGGAGCTGCCGTCACTATTGGTGAGCGTTCATCTATTGCTCATCGCTCTATCATCCATGGTCCATGTGAAGTCAGCGATGACGTATTCATTGGCTTCAATTCAGTTGTGTTTAATGCCTTGATTGGAATGGGATGCGTGATTCGTCATAACTGTGTGGTGGATGGCTTAGACTTACCAGAGAACTTTCACGTTCCCCCTATGACGAATATAGGGGCTGGTTTTGATTTGAATAATATTTCAAAAGTACCACCGGAATACTCTGCGTTTTCAGAGTCAGTGGTGTCAGCAAACCATACGCTTGTTCAAGGTTATAGGAGGATCACCAATGAGCTTTGA